AGGAACCCAGTAGAGAACCGCCCTCAAACCCATAGACTCGACGAGGTTGAGAGAACCAAAGACGACCCAGTACGTCAACCACTGCTTGTCATCGTTGCTCTGAGGAGACTCAATGGCCTGGATAGAAAGATAAGCAGGGAGAGCCCAGCCGATgaggttggagatgggCTGGGCAAGGCCAAACATATtaaagaagatgaggaggacaGAGCTGTGAGCGAAATAGAGTGTCAGCCTCATGGATAGCTTTCCGCGCAAAATTCGGGAAAGCAGCCGCGACCGGCGTCATGATTCAGGGAAAAAAAACTACAACTCACGAGAAACCAAGAGCGATGACACCATAGGCCTTGGGAACCTTGGTCTGCTGCTCAAGCTGACGAAGGACGGGGTACCTGTTAAGCTGTGGGTGTTGAAATATGCATagacaggaagaggaaagttCAAGTCAGTAAACTGCGCAATCAACACGGGATGGAACGTCTTGGCAGGCGAtggctgaaaagaaaaagacataccTCGGCATCGAGAGCAGAGACTTGGCCATTGACAATGTTGCAAACCTGCTGGGCGTAGgggttgttgaggaagttgtTCTTGATCTGTTCGGAATGGGCAGCCATCTAATGCAAAAGATAAGCGAATTTGCGGGGCGGGAGGTACAAAAAGAGTCGTGTGAGAGGACATGACGTCGGGGATGAGGGTCGAATATGTGCCATTAAAAGACATGCGTCTAATGGCAACATGGGGACACCCAAcagcgaaagaagaagggaagcaGGTGTATTGTGAAGAGCAGGATCGCTCGAATCATCGCCTTGTCGCTGACTCTTTATCTGGCTCCCCGGCGGCGCTTTTTGCGGgtgttcttctcttctctttgggAGACAGACTCACTGTGTATGTAATGTGTTGTTTATGAATGTCTCTGAAAGAAAAGTCTGGATACTTTGAGTAAAaatgagaaagaaagaaggaagaaagagatggatgtctTGTCGGTGTTGTTGGCATGATGGGAAGGGGAGCGTCCGGTCAGTTGCGTCATCCTATGTCTGCCACATTGCTTTCCATGACGGCATTTATCGGGATTAAAAGTGCCCAGGGACAGCCACGCGAGATACACGTGGATTTATTATTTTCAGCCCATTTAGTCGCGTTGGCCGTACGCGTCTTGAGATTTCCCTGGCCAGATGGTGGTCCGTTGGAACTAGCCCCatttctttcgcttctttcGCTCCTACTGCTGATTTATCTGTTCCCACCAGCCAAAATGCTCGGATCGCCCGGGGCACACTCACCCGCCACCCCTTCAAATcccagaggaaggaagacagGCCTCAAGTCCAGAGCCACCCAGATACTTGCACTCAGGTTCGGCTGGGTCGTGCTCGTTATATGGTACGAGGTGAGTAAACCAGCCAGCACTCGGCCAGTAGAGCTCACACATCGTGCTGCAGGTTGGAGAAGTGAGTACTGCATCTTATAAACATTGTCAAGCAACCAGCCAGCTATCTCTGCGAGCATCGCACGTCTGGCGAGCCAGCTTCTTGCTATGCTTCAATGCTCGACGCTGCCTGGCGCGTTTTTTCTGCGGAGcgcgtcttcttcttcaaatgcACCCGGTGGCATCTGAGATTTCTCTCAAAGATCTATTAGCTGCCTTCCATGCCACAAGGGGGTTGGCAGTGCATATATGCATGGGTCTGCCAGGCAAAAGTTGCTGGACAATGCCCCACATGGGCGATTCTTATAGGTGTATTTGGTACTGACAGCAATCTGTAGttcttccactctctcTCCACATGCCGTTTCCCCGACTCTGCTCTTCGGCTTGCCCATCCTGAAGCTCCGGCTCCTACCCATGTCGTCCTCATCGCTGATCCGCATGTTCCCCATCCACAACTGTCATATCCGCCCGGTAATCCTTGGCTGAATTGGGCCAAGCAGCAGATGGATGAGCTCTTCATGCGCAAAAGCTGGAATGTGGTTATGCGTTTAGGACGGGTAGACCAGGTGCTTGTTCTGGGAGATATGTTGGACTGGGGAAGGGGAGTCATGACCGATGAAGAGTGTGTTGCCTGTCTATCATCTGCATGCGCATATGCTCACAGATTTTAGGTACGAGGAGTACATTGCTCTATTTCGATCAATCTTCCAGCTCCCTCCGACAACGCCCATGCATTTTGTGCCAGGTAACCATGACATTCCTCTCGCCCCCAGCAGCCGATTCTCCTCTCAAGCTCGGCTACGGTATCAGCAACATTTCGAAACGCCCAATACTGTCCTTTCCATATCAAATCACTCGTTCGTTTTGCTTGACGCTGTAGGTTtagtggaagaggattatCGGCGGTATGCTGCAGAGATGCAGTTTGGGGAATGGGATGGTGTCAAAGGCGGTGTAATTGAGTTTGTCAAAGATTTGAGGGacaatcctcttcctggaCCTAAGATCTTGCTATCCCATATTCCACTCGCAAGGCCTGAAGGGGCTACCTGTGGACCtctgagagaaaaagggcgAATATCAAAAGGTGCTGGACCTGGATACCAGAATTTGCTTGGGAGTGAGACTTCCAGGTTCTTGTTGGACGCCATTCAGCCAAACATTGTGTTTAGGTTTGTTTCTTTTACGTCATTTGGTCGAGGATAAGCTAACGATATCTAAAGTGGAGACGACCACGATTACTGTGATTATGTCCACAAAGGGAATATCCGAGAAGTGACAGTTAAATCGTTCTCCTCATCCGCGGGCATCCGCCGTCCCGGACTTCAACTGTTGTCGCTAGTTCCTCCACCTACGGAATCCACCGCTGGACTTCTCCCAACCCACGCCGACCGACCTTGCTTCCTTCCCGATCAATTGGGTGTCTACTGGCGCGtctatcttcctctcgcTATTCTTACAGCACTCTACCTTTTTATCACCAACCTTCGTTCAGCGTATTCCCGATGGGATCGTTCTTCACACCCTCTTTCGGAGAAAACGCGATCAAGCCCCGCTTTACTTTCTGCGGAGGCCATATCGCCCAactcattctcatcacGGCGGAACGGACCTGTTCCGCTTAGTATCCCCTCTCgcaaatcatcttcacaCCTCCCCCTTTCTGCCTCCTCAgccacctcctctttcatcttACCCCGCCCCGTGCGATACAACTCAATGACTGCAGAGTACCCGTCAAGTTCCAGGGGCGGACCGAGCAACCCTGTATCACCGTTTGGAAGTCCGAAGATGTCTGCGGTTGACCGTTTTGCAGAGGGCGATGTGGAACGTGATGGAGAAGCAGCGTCTGGTAGTGTGACAGGCCTCAACACGCCGCTCACTTTGTCTCGGCGATCATCCTACGTATACATGGATCGCAGTTTTCCATCGTCAGCTTCTGACTCTGCGCCATTATCTGCTTCGGGCACCGCTGGCGGGGGGCTAGGTGTAAACACGGGCATCGGTTCGCCCTCGTCGTCGGGTTTTATTAGGAGAGTTTCTAGCGCCAACTTTTCGAGTTTGACCGCTACAAATGCTGCTCCACCAATTTTGAGCGTCACCTCTCCCGATACACCCCGACGTGTGACCCTCCCCAgcccttcccttctccccctttCCCCTGCTCACGGGCAGCCTCACCCTCTCTCTCAAGCCTCTTCACATGCCACCCTCGCCCAACCAGCTGTGATTTACACTTTCCCCACCCGATCGAAATCATGGCTCTGGTTTGACAGGGCTAAATCGTTCTTGAGATGGACCTGGAAAGCGAGAAAGGGAGCCGTAGGCAGGAGTTGGAGAGAGTTAGTCAGTGTTGCCTGGGTTGGGGCTGTTGTTTGGCTAGGTGTGAATGCGTTGTTTTTCCTCGAGTGAACATCCTTGAGCAAATGATAAACGCTATGCTGCTTGGATGCTTGGGATCTTGTGTCTA
This DNA window, taken from Cryptococcus tetragattii IND107 chromosome 6, whole genome shotgun sequence, encodes the following:
- a CDS encoding protein YOP1; its protein translation is MPTTPTRHPSLSSFFLSHFYSKYPDFSFRDIHKQHITYTMAAHSEQIKNNFLNNPYAQQVCNIVNGQVSALDAELNRYPVLRQLEQQTKVPKAYGVIALGFSSVLLIFFNMFGLAQPISNLIGWALPAYLSIQAIESPQSNDDKQWLTYWVVFGSLNLVESMGLRAVLYWVPMYFVFKTLFTIWLMLPATRGAETLYFHFLRPMVGNVKSRSQASFGTTDPLAKDTGFNPAGTTAPSSFAHEKTL